One genomic segment of Protaetiibacter intestinalis includes these proteins:
- a CDS encoding ArsR/SmtB family transcription factor, translated as MPISQTQRPLYEVKAGLFKGLAHPFRIRLLELLADGDEHSVAKLQEATGLEASHLSQHLAVLRRHRLVVSERRASHVYYRIAHPDAAELLAVARRLLGAIVADDEARAADVAALPELPR; from the coding sequence ATGCCGATAAGTCAGACGCAGCGCCCGCTGTACGAGGTGAAGGCGGGCCTGTTCAAGGGGCTCGCGCACCCGTTCCGCATCCGCCTGCTCGAGCTGCTCGCCGACGGCGATGAGCACAGTGTGGCCAAGCTGCAGGAGGCCACCGGCCTCGAGGCCTCGCACCTCTCCCAGCACCTCGCCGTGCTGCGCCGGCACCGCCTCGTGGTGTCGGAGCGCCGCGCGAGCCACGTGTACTACCGGATCGCGCATCCGGATGCCGCCGAGCTGCTCGCGGTCGCGCGCCGCCTGCTCGGCGCGATCGTCGCCGACGACGAGGCCCGCGCGGCCGACGTCGCCGCCCTGCCCGAGCTGCCCCGATGA
- a CDS encoding NAD-dependent epimerase/dehydratase family protein codes for MRALVTGGNGFVGSHVVAALLEAGHEVVATVREPDDPARTAALRALGDAHPGRLTVRHGELLVEGSFDEAMDGCDTVLHVASPFLMAEQISDPQTQLIEPALTGTRNVLGSATRTASVTRVVLTSTIGAMFGDYSDVLEIPDRVLREEHWNSTSTLEREPYHYSKTLAEREAWRLHAEQDRWSLVTVNPGLVLGPALAAGSVSGSLFLFDELIGGTLWFGVPDIAFAPVDVREVALAHVRAAERREVGGRVIVSRDTMVAFIDFARMVRAQQPRLPRVARTVLPTWLLRMVGPAFGLDRAFIENHVGIRFALDNTRSIAELGIAYRPVEETMRDHVAAWRQLHGR; via the coding sequence ATGCGTGCACTCGTCACCGGTGGAAACGGATTCGTCGGCTCCCACGTGGTGGCGGCGTTGCTCGAGGCGGGCCACGAGGTGGTCGCCACCGTGCGCGAGCCCGACGACCCCGCACGCACCGCGGCGCTCCGCGCGCTCGGCGACGCGCATCCGGGTCGCCTCACGGTGCGGCACGGCGAACTGCTCGTCGAGGGCTCCTTCGATGAGGCGATGGACGGCTGCGACACCGTGCTGCACGTCGCGAGCCCGTTCCTCATGGCCGAGCAGATCAGCGACCCGCAGACGCAGCTCATCGAGCCCGCCCTCACCGGCACCCGCAACGTGCTCGGCTCGGCCACGCGCACCGCATCCGTCACCCGCGTCGTGCTCACCTCCACCATCGGCGCCATGTTCGGCGACTACAGCGACGTGCTCGAGATCCCGGATCGGGTGCTGCGCGAGGAGCACTGGAACTCGACGAGCACCCTCGAGCGCGAGCCGTACCACTACTCGAAGACGCTCGCCGAGCGCGAGGCGTGGCGGCTGCACGCCGAACAGGACCGCTGGTCGCTCGTGACCGTCAACCCCGGGCTCGTGCTCGGGCCGGCGCTCGCCGCGGGCAGCGTCTCGGGCAGCCTGTTCCTCTTCGACGAGCTCATCGGCGGCACCCTGTGGTTCGGGGTGCCCGACATCGCCTTCGCCCCCGTCGACGTGCGCGAGGTGGCGCTCGCCCACGTGCGCGCCGCCGAACGCCGCGAGGTGGGCGGGCGCGTGATCGTGTCGCGCGACACCATGGTGGCCTTCATCGACTTCGCCCGGATGGTGCGCGCCCAGCAGCCGCGCCTGCCCCGCGTCGCCCGCACGGTGCTGCCCACCTGGCTGCTGCGGATGGTGGGGCCGGCCTTCGGACTCGACCGCGCGTTCATCGAGAACCACGTCGGCATCCGCTTCGCCCTCGACAACACCCGCTCGATCGCGGAGCTGGGGATCGCGTACCGGCCCGTCGAGGAGACCATGCGCGACCACGTGGCCGCCTGGCGGCAACTGCACGGCCGCTAG
- a CDS encoding TatD family hydrolase: MTDAFLRAREAPDGPPRDYPPLPEALVVPVYDNHTHLEVADSGEPLDYREHLDRASAVGVKGVVQVGTDLATSRWSAEVASREPRVLAAVAIHPNDAPELVAAGLLDEHLAGIDELAARPRVRAVGETGLDFFRTEGDAGIDAQYCSFEAHIDIAKRHGLALQIHDRDAHREIVETLDRVGAPERVVFHCFSGDAALAQLVADRGWYLSFAGTVTFKNAPALREALEVIPRSRILIETDAPYLTPTPFRGRPNAPYLIPHTLRAMAAHLGTDASMLAAQIASNTELVYGHWDDEPVDAPPGPFEPSA, encoded by the coding sequence GTGACCGACGCGTTCCTGCGCGCGAGGGAGGCTCCGGACGGGCCGCCCCGGGACTACCCGCCCCTGCCGGAGGCGCTCGTCGTGCCGGTGTACGACAACCACACGCACCTCGAGGTCGCCGACTCCGGCGAGCCGCTCGACTACCGCGAGCACCTCGACCGCGCCTCCGCGGTGGGGGTGAAGGGGGTCGTGCAGGTGGGCACCGACCTCGCGACCTCGCGCTGGAGCGCCGAGGTGGCATCCCGCGAGCCGCGCGTGCTCGCGGCGGTCGCCATCCACCCCAACGACGCGCCCGAGCTGGTGGCCGCCGGGCTGCTCGACGAGCACCTGGCCGGCATCGACGAGCTCGCGGCGCGACCGCGCGTGCGGGCGGTGGGGGAGACGGGGCTCGACTTCTTCCGCACCGAGGGCGATGCCGGGATCGACGCGCAGTACTGCTCGTTCGAGGCGCACATCGACATCGCGAAGCGGCACGGGCTGGCGCTGCAGATCCACGACCGGGATGCGCACCGCGAGATCGTCGAGACGCTCGACCGGGTGGGGGCGCCCGAGCGCGTCGTGTTCCACTGCTTCTCGGGCGACGCGGCCCTCGCGCAGCTGGTCGCGGACCGCGGTTGGTACCTCTCCTTCGCGGGCACGGTGACGTTCAAGAACGCCCCCGCGCTGCGTGAGGCGCTCGAGGTGATCCCGCGCTCGCGCATCCTCATCGAGACGGACGCGCCGTACCTGACCCCGACCCCGTTCCGCGGGCGGCCCAACGCCCCGTACCTCATCCCGCACACCCTGCGCGCGATGGCGGCGCACCTCGGCACGGATGCGTCGATGCTGGCCGCGCAGATCGCCTCCAACACCGAGCTCGTCTACGGCCACTGGGACGACGAGCCCGTCGACGCCCCGCCCGGCCCCTTCGAGCCCTCCGCATGA
- a CDS encoding SulP family inorganic anion transporter yields the protein MSGVAAVRRLLPAASDYRPLRRSWRADLLAGLTVGIVALPLALGFGISSGAGAEAGLITAIVAGVVAAVFGGSNVQVSGPTGAMVVVLAPIVASHGIGAVALVSLMAGVVVLVAGVLRLGRAVSFIPWPVIEGFTLGIAVIIFLQQVPALTRADADAAAHTNVVVTAVTALVHADPLYLAWALGAVAIVAACMVLLPKLHKAIPGSLVGIAVVTLLALWLPTPLADIGELPHSLPPPSLPAFGLGTLGALALPALTVAALAAIESLLSARVAASLADTGPYDPDRELVGQGLASVAAGLFGGMPATGAIARTAVNVRSGAKTRLASVTHAIVLLLVVLVAAQPVGLIPLAALSGVLMVTAVRMVHAATVRSILRSTRADAVAFVITAIVTISVDLIVAVVIGMLVAGVFAIRSLSRATGVTREPIPGEPVPGDERIAIIRLDGPLFFAAADRVFDTVTSLDGVSVVILRMSQLELVDATGAHVLSEIVQRLEARGITVLIKGVREGHVELFRTVGVLGALRHHKHLFTELPAAVEHARSHIAREASAG from the coding sequence ATGAGCGGGGTCGCGGCCGTGCGCCGCCTGCTGCCCGCGGCATCCGACTACCGCCCGCTGCGCCGCAGCTGGCGCGCCGACCTGCTCGCGGGGCTCACGGTGGGCATCGTGGCGCTGCCGCTCGCGCTCGGCTTCGGCATCTCCTCGGGTGCCGGGGCGGAGGCGGGGCTCATCACCGCGATCGTCGCGGGCGTCGTGGCGGCCGTGTTCGGCGGCTCGAACGTGCAGGTGTCGGGGCCGACGGGTGCGATGGTCGTGGTGCTCGCGCCGATCGTCGCGAGCCACGGCATCGGCGCGGTCGCGCTCGTGAGCCTCATGGCCGGCGTCGTGGTGCTCGTCGCGGGGGTGCTGCGGCTCGGGCGCGCGGTGTCGTTCATCCCCTGGCCGGTGATCGAGGGCTTCACCCTCGGCATCGCCGTCATCATCTTCCTGCAGCAGGTGCCCGCGCTCACCCGGGCGGATGCCGACGCCGCCGCCCACACGAACGTCGTCGTCACCGCGGTGACCGCGCTCGTGCATGCCGACCCGCTCTACCTGGCGTGGGCGCTCGGGGCGGTCGCGATCGTCGCGGCGTGCATGGTGCTGCTGCCGAAGCTGCACAAGGCGATCCCGGGCTCGCTCGTCGGCATCGCCGTCGTCACGCTGCTCGCGCTCTGGCTGCCGACGCCGCTCGCCGACATCGGCGAGCTGCCGCACTCGCTGCCGCCCCCGTCGCTGCCCGCGTTCGGCCTCGGCACCCTCGGCGCGCTCGCGCTGCCGGCGCTCACGGTCGCGGCGCTCGCGGCGATCGAGTCGCTGCTCTCGGCGCGGGTCGCGGCATCCCTCGCCGACACGGGCCCCTACGACCCCGACCGCGAACTCGTCGGCCAGGGCCTCGCCTCGGTCGCGGCCGGCCTCTTCGGCGGCATGCCCGCCACGGGCGCGATCGCCCGCACCGCCGTCAACGTGCGCTCCGGTGCGAAGACCCGGCTCGCCTCGGTGACCCACGCGATCGTGCTGCTGCTCGTGGTGCTCGTCGCGGCGCAGCCGGTGGGGCTCATCCCGCTCGCGGCGCTCTCGGGCGTGCTCATGGTGACGGCCGTGCGCATGGTGCACGCTGCGACCGTGCGCAGCATCCTGCGCTCGACGCGGGCGGATGCGGTGGCCTTCGTCATCACGGCGATCGTCACCATCTCGGTCGACCTCATCGTGGCGGTCGTCATCGGCATGCTCGTGGCGGGCGTGTTCGCGATCCGCAGCCTCTCGCGCGCCACCGGGGTCACGCGCGAGCCGATCCCCGGTGAGCCGGTGCCGGGCGACGAGCGCATCGCGATCATCCGCCTCGACGGGCCGCTGTTCTTCGCCGCCGCCGACCGGGTGTTCGACACGGTCACCTCGCTCGACGGGGTGTCGGTGGTGATCCTGCGGATGTCGCAGCTCGAGCTCGTGGACGCCACCGGCGCGCACGTGCTGAGCGAGATCGTGCAGCGGCTCGAGGCCCGCGGCATCACGGTGCTCATCAAGGGGGTGCGCGAGGGGCACGTCGAGCTGTTCCGCACGGTCGGGGTGCTGGGCGCCCTCCGCCACCACAAGCACCTCTTCACCGAGCTGCCCGCGGCCGTGGAGCACGCCCGCAGCCACATCGCCCGCGAGGCCTCCGCCGGCTGA
- a CDS encoding 4-(cytidine 5'-diphospho)-2-C-methyl-D-erythritol kinase, translated as MTTSGRASVHVKAPGKINVFLKVGALDDEQYHDVAIAYQAVSLYEDVRVSDAPDFSVEVNGSVELSRVPLDGSNIAIRAARLLAARTGYTGGAHIEIEKHVPVTGGMGGGSADAAATLLACDALWGTELPREELLDLARKLGADVPFAFTGGTAIGTGRGDELSPALAKGTFHWVLALAEFGLSTPAVYRELDEHRTRHAQDIYPADPRPSVEANVLQALRAGDAHMLADAMHNDLQAPALHLEPSLADVLELGEQNGALAGIVSGSGPTVAFLTSDVDSALELQVALSAARLNVVRATGPVHGARIVGD; from the coding sequence ATGACCACCTCCGGGCGCGCATCGGTGCACGTCAAGGCGCCGGGGAAGATCAACGTCTTCCTCAAGGTGGGGGCCCTCGACGACGAGCAGTACCACGACGTCGCGATCGCCTACCAGGCGGTGTCGCTCTACGAGGACGTCCGGGTCTCCGACGCCCCCGACTTCTCGGTCGAGGTGAACGGGTCCGTCGAGCTGTCGCGGGTGCCGCTCGACGGCTCCAACATCGCCATCCGCGCGGCGCGGCTGCTCGCGGCCCGCACGGGCTACACGGGCGGCGCCCACATCGAGATCGAGAAGCACGTGCCCGTGACGGGCGGCATGGGCGGCGGTTCGGCGGATGCCGCGGCCACCCTGCTCGCGTGCGACGCGCTGTGGGGCACCGAGCTGCCACGCGAGGAGCTGCTCGACCTCGCCCGAAAGCTCGGCGCGGATGTGCCGTTCGCGTTCACGGGCGGCACGGCGATCGGCACCGGCCGCGGCGACGAACTGTCGCCCGCGCTCGCGAAGGGCACCTTCCACTGGGTGCTCGCGCTCGCCGAGTTCGGGCTCTCGACGCCCGCCGTGTACCGCGAGCTCGACGAGCACCGCACCCGCCACGCACAGGACATCTACCCTGCCGACCCGCGTCCGAGCGTCGAGGCGAACGTGCTGCAGGCGCTGCGTGCGGGCGACGCCCACATGCTCGCCGACGCGATGCACAACGACCTGCAGGCGCCCGCCCTGCACCTGGAGCCCTCGCTCGCCGACGTGCTCGAACTGGGCGAGCAGAACGGCGCGCTCGCCGGCATCGTCTCCGGTTCCGGGCCCACGGTCGCCTTCCTCACCTCGGATGTCGACTCGGCACTCGAGCTGCAGGTCGCCCTCTCGGCGGCCCGCCTCAACGTCGTGCGCGCCACCGGGCCCGTGCACGGCGCGCGCATCGTGGGGGACTGA
- the rsmI gene encoding 16S rRNA (cytidine(1402)-2'-O)-methyltransferase — protein MIILAATPIGNLGDASRRLVEALENAEVIAAEDTRTTVQLLRALGVENRPRLVALHEHNESARAAELVELARDGDVLVLSDAGMPTVSDPGFPLVAAAADAGVTVTAIPGPSAVLTALAVSGLPTDRFCFEGFLPRKGRLAALRALTAESRTLVFFESPHRVADALADLAAAFGPERRAAVCRELTKLHEEVARGTLAELAERFADGTRGELVLVVAGAAPATASFDDALAQVRALTASGTRLKDATAEVAEATGLSRRELYEAALRNPR, from the coding sequence GTGATCATCCTCGCGGCGACGCCCATCGGCAACCTCGGTGACGCGTCGCGGCGGCTCGTGGAGGCGCTCGAGAACGCGGAGGTGATCGCCGCCGAGGACACCCGCACGACCGTGCAGCTGCTGCGCGCGCTCGGGGTCGAGAACCGTCCGCGGCTCGTCGCGCTGCACGAGCACAACGAGTCCGCCCGCGCGGCCGAACTCGTCGAGCTCGCCCGCGACGGCGACGTGCTCGTGCTCTCGGATGCCGGCATGCCGACCGTCTCGGATCCCGGCTTCCCGCTCGTCGCGGCCGCGGCGGATGCGGGGGTCACGGTGACCGCGATCCCCGGCCCCTCGGCGGTGCTGACGGCGCTCGCGGTGTCGGGGCTGCCCACCGACCGGTTCTGCTTCGAGGGCTTCCTGCCGCGCAAGGGCCGCCTCGCCGCCCTGCGGGCGCTCACCGCCGAGTCGCGCACCCTCGTGTTCTTCGAGTCGCCGCACCGGGTGGCGGATGCGCTCGCCGACCTGGCCGCCGCGTTCGGTCCCGAGCGCCGGGCGGCCGTCTGCCGCGAGCTCACCAAGCTGCACGAGGAGGTGGCCCGCGGCACCCTCGCCGAGCTCGCCGAGCGCTTCGCCGACGGCACCCGCGGCGAGCTCGTGCTCGTCGTCGCGGGTGCCGCGCCCGCCACGGCCTCCTTCGACGACGCGCTCGCGCAGGTGCGCGCCCTCACGGCATCCGGCACCCGACTCAAGGACGCGACCGCCGAGGTCGCCGAGGCCACCGGCCTCAGCCGCCGCGAACTCTACGAGGCCGCCCTCAGGAACCCCCGCTGA
- a CDS encoding ABC-F family ATP-binding cassette domain-containing protein has product MAHLLGAEGISLSYPTKDVFDDVTVGLDEGDRIGVVGRNGDGKSTLLRILAGRQQPDAGRVTVRGGTRIGMLDQADTLPEDETVHHAVVGDRAEHEWAGDAKVRDVIRGLLGGIPFEARLGELSGGQRRRVALAALLSRDWDVVFLDEPTNHLDVEGVAWLAEHLKQRWSKNQGGLVVVTHDRWFLDEVSTDTWEVHDGIVEPFEGGYAAYVLQRVERDRMAAASESKRQNLMRKELAWLRRGAPARTSKPKFRIDAANQLIADVPPVRDRVSLERLATSRLGKDVVDLEDVSVAFDGREVLHDVTWRIAPGERTGILGVNGAGKSTLLGLVAGTVAPGTGRVKRGKTVKLAVLDQRLAELDEIADDRVADVVGRQRASYRVGGGAELTPGQLLERLGFSNAQLSTPVKDLSGGQKRRLQLLLILLDEPNVLILDEPTNDLDTDMLAAMEDLLDSWPGTLLVVSHDRYLLERVTDQQYAILGGRMRHLPGGVDEYLKLSAAPPAGRVAAEGGVSRPPAATLSGAERRTLEKELASVDRRMGKVADAITAQHAAFAAADPSDYAGLQRLQQELAAFDAEAAQLEDRWLELSELLEG; this is encoded by the coding sequence ATGGCACACCTGCTCGGCGCCGAAGGCATCTCGCTCTCCTACCCCACCAAGGACGTCTTCGATGACGTGACGGTGGGCCTCGACGAGGGCGACCGCATCGGCGTCGTCGGCCGCAACGGCGACGGCAAGTCGACGCTGCTGCGCATCCTGGCGGGGCGCCAGCAGCCGGATGCCGGCCGCGTCACCGTGCGCGGCGGCACCCGCATCGGCATGCTCGACCAGGCCGACACGCTGCCCGAGGACGAGACCGTGCACCACGCGGTGGTCGGCGACCGCGCCGAGCACGAGTGGGCGGGCGACGCGAAGGTGCGCGACGTGATCCGGGGCCTGCTCGGCGGCATCCCCTTCGAGGCGCGCCTCGGCGAGCTCTCGGGGGGCCAGCGCCGCCGGGTGGCGCTCGCGGCGCTGCTCAGCCGCGACTGGGACGTCGTGTTCCTCGACGAGCCCACCAACCACCTCGACGTGGAGGGCGTGGCCTGGCTCGCCGAGCACCTGAAGCAGCGCTGGTCGAAGAACCAGGGCGGGCTCGTCGTGGTCACCCACGACAGGTGGTTCCTCGACGAGGTCTCCACCGACACCTGGGAGGTGCATGACGGCATCGTCGAGCCCTTCGAGGGGGGCTATGCGGCCTACGTGCTGCAGCGGGTGGAGCGCGACCGGATGGCGGCGGCCTCCGAGTCGAAGCGGCAGAACCTGATGCGCAAGGAGCTCGCCTGGCTGCGCCGCGGCGCCCCCGCCCGCACGAGCAAGCCGAAGTTCCGCATCGACGCCGCCAACCAGCTCATCGCCGACGTGCCGCCCGTGCGCGACCGGGTGTCGCTCGAGAGGCTCGCCACCTCGCGCCTCGGCAAGGACGTCGTCGACCTCGAGGACGTCTCGGTCGCCTTCGACGGCCGCGAGGTGCTGCACGACGTCACCTGGCGCATCGCCCCGGGCGAGCGCACCGGCATCCTGGGCGTCAACGGCGCCGGCAAGTCGACGCTGCTCGGGCTCGTCGCGGGCACCGTGGCGCCCGGCACCGGGCGGGTGAAGCGCGGCAAGACGGTGAAGCTCGCCGTGCTCGACCAGCGCCTCGCCGAGCTCGACGAGATCGCGGACGACCGGGTGGCGGATGTCGTGGGCCGGCAGCGCGCGAGCTACCGGGTGGGCGGGGGTGCCGAGCTCACGCCCGGTCAGCTGCTCGAGCGGCTCGGCTTCTCGAACGCGCAGCTCTCCACCCCCGTGAAGGACCTCTCGGGCGGCCAGAAGCGGCGACTGCAGCTGCTGCTCATCCTGCTCGACGAGCCGAACGTGCTCATCCTCGACGAGCCCACCAACGACCTCGACACCGACATGCTCGCCGCCATGGAGGACCTGCTCGACTCCTGGCCCGGCACCCTGCTCGTCGTCAGCCACGACCGCTACCTGCTCGAGCGCGTCACCGACCAGCAGTACGCGATCCTCGGCGGGCGGATGCGGCACCTCCCCGGCGGCGTGGACGAGTACCTGAAACTCTCCGCTGCCCCTCCCGCTGGTCGAGTAGCCGCCGAAGGCGGCGTATCGAGACCGCCCGCTGCCACGCTCTCCGGCGCCGAGCGCCGCACCCTCGAGAAGGAGCTCGCATCCGTCGATCGCCGCATGGGGAAGGTGGCGGATGCGATCACCGCGCAGCACGCCGCGTTCGCCGCCGCCGACCCGTCCGACTACGCCGGCCTGCAGCGCCTGCAGCAGGAGCTGGCGGCGTTCGACGCCGAGGCGGCGCAGCTCGAGGATCGCTGGCTCGAGCTGAGCGAGCTGCTCGAGGGCTGA
- the rsmA gene encoding 16S rRNA (adenine(1518)-N(6)/adenine(1519)-N(6))-dimethyltransferase RsmA, translated as MSALLGPAEIRDLAEQLELQPTKKLGQNFVVDGNTVRKIVRASGIEAGAHVVEVGPGLGSLTLGLLEAGARVTAIEIDHRLADQLPRTVEAMQPGAPLQVVDADALRVEGVAGEPTALVANLPYNVSVPVLLHLLHVVPSLERALVMVQAEVGHRLAADPGSRVYGSPSVKAAWYGVWSIAGTISRQVFWPVPNVDSVLVGFRRAAELPGTDAERLATFALVDAAFGQRRKMLRQSLADRLGGSAAASAVLEAAGVDPTARGEQLTVADFLRVARAAGRSEPSTTP; from the coding sequence ATGAGCGCGCTTCTCGGGCCGGCCGAGATCCGGGACCTGGCGGAGCAGCTCGAGCTGCAGCCCACCAAGAAGCTCGGGCAGAACTTCGTCGTCGACGGCAACACGGTGCGCAAGATCGTGCGCGCCTCCGGCATCGAGGCGGGCGCCCACGTCGTGGAGGTCGGGCCGGGCCTCGGCTCGCTCACGCTCGGCCTGCTCGAGGCGGGCGCCCGCGTGACGGCGATCGAGATCGACCACCGGCTCGCGGATCAGCTGCCCCGCACGGTCGAGGCGATGCAGCCGGGCGCCCCGCTCCAGGTGGTCGACGCCGACGCGCTGCGCGTCGAGGGCGTCGCGGGCGAGCCCACCGCCCTCGTCGCCAACCTGCCGTACAACGTCTCGGTGCCGGTGCTGCTGCACCTGCTGCACGTCGTGCCGAGCCTCGAACGCGCGCTCGTCATGGTGCAGGCGGAGGTCGGCCACCGGCTCGCCGCCGACCCCGGCTCGCGGGTCTACGGCTCGCCGAGCGTCAAGGCCGCCTGGTACGGCGTGTGGTCGATCGCCGGCACCATCAGCCGTCAGGTGTTCTGGCCGGTGCCGAACGTCGACTCGGTGCTCGTCGGCTTCCGCCGTGCCGCCGAGCTGCCGGGGACGGATGCCGAGCGCCTCGCCACCTTCGCCCTCGTGGATGCCGCCTTCGGCCAGCGCCGCAAGATGCTGCGCCAGTCGCTCGCCGACCGCCTCGGCGGCTCGGCCGCCGCATCCGCCGTGCTCGAGGCGGCGGGGGTGGACCCGACGGCGCGCGGCGAGCAGCTGACGGTGGCCGACTTCCTGCGGGTCGCGCGGGCCGCGGGTCGAAGCGAGCCCTCGACGACCCCCTAG
- the metG gene encoding methionine--tRNA ligase — MPSGESFFITTPIFYVNDVPHIGHAYTEVAADVLARWHRQAGDDTWLLTGTDEHGQKILRTAAANGVEPKQWADQLVESAWKPLLETIDIANDDFIRTTDRRHEDAVAVFLQKLYDDGFIYAGEYEGYYCVGCEEYKQLDDLETATEGEYAGQLVCRIHSRPVEILREKNYFFKMSQFEDALLDLYETQPDFIQPESVRNEIVQFVRQGLADLSISRSSFDWGIKVPWDPSHVVYVWFDALLNYVTAVGYGTDEAEFARRWPAYHLVGKDIARFHAVIWPAMLMAAGLPVPHKVFGHGWLLVGGEKMSKSKLTGIAPNQITDTFGSDAFRYYFLRAITFGQDGSFSWEDLSARYQAELANGFGNLASRVVAMVARYRGGVLPAPGEYADADLDIQNTTARAVAAADAAIESFAINEAIASVWTVVDALNGYITEQEPWVLAKDEAQASRLDTVLYTASEGLRALAVLLSPVLPKATEKLWAALGAEPTLGALTAQPLREAGTWGQLPAGSTVSALEALFPRIEEPGADAGAA, encoded by the coding sequence ATGCCATCCGGCGAGAGCTTCTTCATCACGACGCCCATCTTCTACGTCAACGACGTGCCCCACATCGGCCACGCGTACACGGAGGTGGCGGCCGACGTGCTCGCCCGCTGGCACCGTCAGGCGGGCGACGACACCTGGCTGCTCACCGGCACCGACGAGCACGGCCAGAAGATCCTGCGCACCGCCGCCGCGAACGGCGTCGAGCCGAAGCAGTGGGCCGACCAGCTCGTCGAGTCGGCGTGGAAGCCGCTGCTCGAGACGATCGACATCGCCAACGACGACTTCATCCGCACCACCGACAGGCGCCACGAGGATGCCGTGGCCGTCTTCCTGCAGAAGCTGTACGACGACGGATTCATCTACGCGGGCGAGTACGAGGGCTACTACTGCGTCGGCTGCGAGGAGTACAAGCAGCTCGACGACCTCGAGACGGCGACCGAGGGCGAGTACGCCGGCCAGCTCGTGTGCCGCATCCACTCGCGCCCGGTCGAGATCCTGCGCGAGAAGAACTACTTCTTCAAGATGAGCCAGTTCGAGGATGCGCTGCTCGACCTCTACGAGACGCAGCCCGACTTCATCCAGCCGGAGAGCGTGCGCAACGAGATCGTGCAGTTCGTGCGGCAGGGGCTCGCCGACCTGTCGATCTCGCGGTCGAGCTTCGACTGGGGCATCAAGGTGCCGTGGGATCCGAGCCACGTCGTCTACGTGTGGTTCGACGCGCTGCTGAACTACGTCACCGCGGTCGGCTACGGCACCGACGAGGCCGAGTTCGCGCGTCGCTGGCCCGCCTACCACCTGGTCGGCAAGGACATCGCCCGCTTCCACGCCGTCATCTGGCCCGCCATGCTCATGGCGGCCGGGCTGCCCGTGCCGCACAAGGTGTTCGGCCACGGCTGGCTGCTGGTCGGCGGCGAGAAGATGTCGAAGTCGAAGCTCACCGGCATCGCCCCGAACCAGATCACCGACACCTTCGGGTCGGACGCGTTCCGCTACTACTTCCTGCGCGCCATCACCTTCGGGCAGGACGGCTCGTTCAGCTGGGAGGACCTCTCCGCCCGCTACCAGGCCGAGCTCGCCAACGGTTTCGGAAACCTCGCCTCCCGCGTCGTCGCGATGGTCGCCCGCTACCGCGGCGGCGTGCTGCCGGCGCCGGGGGAGTACGCGGATGCCGACCTCGACATCCAGAACACGACCGCGCGGGCGGTCGCGGCGGCGGATGCGGCGATCGAGTCGTTCGCGATCAACGAGGCGATCGCATCCGTGTGGACGGTCGTCGACGCGCTGAACGGCTACATCACCGAGCAGGAGCCGTGGGTGCTCGCCAAGGACGAGGCGCAGGCGTCGCGGCTCGACACCGTGCTGTACACGGCGAGCGAGGGCCTGCGTGCGCTCGCGGTGCTGCTGAGCCCCGTGCTCCCGAAGGCGACCGAGAAGCTGTGGGCCGCCCTCGGGGCGGAGCCGACCCTCGGTGCGCTGACGGCGCAGCCGCTGCGCGAGGCGGGCACCTGGGGGCAGCTGCCGGCCGGGTCGACCGTGTCGGCCCTCGAGGCGCTGTTCCCGCGCATCGAGGAGCCGGGCGCCGACGCGGGAGCCGCGTGA